The sequence CACATCGACTGGCAATGATGAGGCCACATGCTACaatgaggaagagtagggcattGAAGATGGCGGTGCCTCGAGTCCCGCGAGCCTGCCCatgtcccatgtcctactctacctcACCGACGACCACAACTTCCTTCGAGGTGCTTAGCCGGCCGACGGACATGGACACGACCATGGTGTCGGTGAAGATTTACATTAGGTTTTCACGTTGCATGTAATGTATGGATCTGAGGATTTGTAATGGAGGTATCCGCTTGTTAAAACGAAAATATTGAGGTGTGACCGACCATTGTCCACGGACGCGTCTGGTGCGTCCATGGacatttgaggggccggatttggtGTAAGCGGTTGTAGATGCTCATAGTGTGTGCTTCATCCATTTTTTTTCATTTATCTGCATATAAATTTGTCCACTTATTTACAAAGTTTGACTagcttttttttggaaaaaaaatcagcaTTCACAAGACGAAATCAATATCGTCGGATGCATcataaaattaattttcatactaaataAGTTTAATGTTATAGGTGTTgataatttttaatataaatttggccAAACTTTGCGTAATTTGACTTAGATAAATCTTATACATGAAGTAGAAAAAAATGAAGGGAGTATCAAAATTAAGTTTGTACGTGCAATTGAGCTTGTGAGCTACTCCATCATGTAGTGAACAAATGAAAAATCGAATGGTTGAATTCAGAATAGGGCCCCTAAAAAGAAGGAATTCAATAGGGAGTATAGTACTAGCACCGTCAGCGTACTAGCCGTTAGGGTCCTCTTCAACCCGGAGGGAGGGACACGCAAAGTTTCTATTCCTAAAATACCCCCAACCAAATCCGTCGGGCGTTTCCGTCGAGAAGAAAAGGGGGGAAATCCGTCGAGCACCGAACACCCCAAATCCTCCCAAAACCTCTGGCGGCGAAATCCTCCGTGCCTCCTCGCAACTCACATCGGTCGCCCCCGTACTCCGGCACGCTCGAACCTTCCGATTTCCCTCGGTCGATTCTTGGATCTCGCCGCGCTGCTGGTTGTCTGATCCTTCGGGAGGGGGGAATTCCTCGCTGTCCCTCTTCCATGGAGGCGGCGGGCTCCAGTTCGTCCCGGCCGCCGAAGCGCCGCCGGCCCGGGCTGCGGCCGTCGGCGCCTCTGGAGGTGGCCGGCGCCAGGACGCCGTACATGCCGTCCCTCTGCACCAACTCCAAGAACCCGTCCACCAAATGCTACGTGAGTTGCCGCGCCGGAAACCCCCTTTTCTTGGCTTCTCCCCACCTCGGTTCTTGTCTCCTtcgcttgttgaatcccttgatgGTTGCCGTGCGCTCGCTAGTTCTTGAAAGGAGCCCGTACTTGCGTCCTGCCTTGCCACGCTTAGGGTTATTAACGGGATGTTTGGTAATTTCCGAAGAAATATTACCCCGTATTCCAGTTCTTGATTATTTGGTGGTTCTTGATGTTGCTAGGTCTAACGGTTTGATTGCTGGCTAATCCAGGCTGTCTTGCTTTAATAATATTGTTTTCAGGAAATGTGTGACCGCACCCTAGCTATGGACGAGTTAGCAGTTCTGAATTCAAGGAACGAATTTTTATCCCCTTTTGTTATGGGGCTGCTGTTGATTGGTAGCATTGACGATATGTTGTCAGGAAATTGTGCTAACTGAATGAACATGTCGTCTTACTAGTGCTGCATCTGTAAGAAGTATGGTTCGTCCTTTTGAGCCAAACTACCTGTGTTCATACATACGGTTCCTGCTCAGTGCTTTTGTTTGAAAGGACTACTTGTTGAAACACAAAACACTGTGGTTTCACCTTTTTAAAGCTCGGCGTAATCACTTCATTTGTTGCATAGATTTTGTTAGCCCCATTCAGTGTTCTGTAACGATTTTTCAAGGTTTATAAACTTGTCCGGCTTTGGACTGCAATGTTCCATTCTAGATCTCATTATTGTTGATGTTACCAACAACAACCTATTGAAATTGTAAGATCAATTGATCATAGGGTACTACGCATACCAGTGTTTATTTGATGAAAAAAAATTGGCCATAGATAGCTAGTTCGGTACATTTGTTTACAAAAGAATAATCATTCATGTCCTGCAAGTTGctattcataaattttatttattttcACAAAAAGGTAGAGCATACAAACAACTGAAACGGTAAAAAATATCTAATTTTGTAAACACAAGCATCTCAGGACATTGTGATTTTATTTTAAAAGGTCAGCATGATTTCTTGATTTgttcctagcccattttgtgtttCATAAATATTTAAAGATGTCCACACTTCTATGGCTTTAAAATGTAATATTTCCTTCTAGGTCTCATTGTTATTCGTATTATCAGCAATACTATTGAATTTGTATGGAAAGGTTATCCTACATAGCGTTCCTTTTTTCAGCACTTGATCCGTCGAATAAGAGCATTGCCCTCATTCGGTACATACGGTTGCGAAGGAGTTATCCTGCAGTTTATGTTTGGTAGCTCAGAAAATTGCATTATCTATGCAATTGTTTGGATTTACTGCAGTTATTGCTATATCATGTGCCCTTCATTTTAAACATGGATTGGCTGTTTGTTATTTTCGCACTGGTGGTATTTTTATTTGATGTATTTTCTGCATACATTGATAGTTGCTGATTCTTCTTAGTAAATAGCCCGCGACATATACCATGAAATaactattcatgatgttctgtgtAAACTCCTACGGTATCATGCCATGTACAGAACTCCTTGTTTCCTTGGATCATAAATTAAACCATGACACTTTTATGTGCCAACTTCCAGCAAGCACATCACTGCAATATACTAGATGGTGTAATGGTCCTTAGCTTTGTGCATAACTTCCCTAAATTCACAAGAAATATTTAAAGAAATAAACATGCCTGATATATTTATGGGTCTTCTATAATGGCAGGGTGACAGATTCATACCAGATAGGTCATCGATGGACATGGACATGGCATATTACCTCCTTACGGAACCTAAGAAGGGAAAGGAAAATGAAGCTGTGGTATCACCGGCTAAAGAAGCATACAGGAGGCTTCTTGCTGAGAAACTCCTGGGCAGCAGAACCAGGATTCTTGCCTTCAGGAACAAGCCACCAGAACCGGAAGGGATGCTGCCACAGATTTTATTTGAAACTCTGACTTCCAGTCAGACCAAGCCTACTAAACAGCGCCGAAAGATTCCCCAGGTATGCCAATTGCTTTGCTGTTTGTGGATCTTCTGGTTCTTCAGACAACTAGCATTATTCTGTTGGTTACATCATGCTTGGATTGCTTCCTTTTTTCAGTTTGCTGAGAGGACGTTAGATGCCCCTGGAGTGGTTGATGATTACTATCTTAACGTGCTGGACTGGGGAAGCAAAAATGTGGTGTCCGTTGCCCTTGAGAATACCTTGTACTTGTGGAATGCATCTGATAGCTCTACTTCTGAGCTTGTGACTGTTGACGCTGACTATGGTCCCATCACTAGTGTCAGCTGGGCTTGTGAGGGGCAACATATTGCCGTTGGCCTTAACTCTTCTGACATCCAGCTCTGGGATACAAGTTCTAATCGTATGGTTAGTTCTCTTGACACTTTTTTTTCTTGTACTGTAGTGTAAACAAATTGGCTCACACTGATACAAATATATATCTCATAAAATTTGCAGCTGAGAACACTCCGAGGTGTCCATGATTCAAGGGTTGGTTCACTGGCTTGGAACAGTAGCATCCTGACAACCGGTGGAATGGATGGCAAGATCGTGAACAATGATGTCAGGATGAGATCCCATATGGTTCAGACATACCGAGGGCATGAAGCAGAGGTATGCGGGTTGAGATGGTCAGGATCTTTGCAGCAATTGGCGAGTGGTGGGAACGACAATCTGGTGCACATATGGGATGCATCAATGGTGTCTTCTAATCCATCTCTGGGTCACAATAGATGGCTCCATAGGTTTAGTGACCACTTGTCTGCAGTGAAGGCTCTTGCCTGGTGTCCATTCCAGAGCAATTTacttgcttctggtggtggtggaaatGATCGATGCATCAAATTCTGGAACACACACACTGGTCTATGTCTGAATTCTGTTGATACTGGGGCCCAGGTATGCGCACTGCTCTGGAATAAGAATGAAAAGGAGCTCCTGAGCGCCTGCGGGTTTGTACAGAGACCACTCACATTATGGAAGTACCCGTCGATGGTCAAATTGGCCGAACTCGAAGGCCACACTTCACGTGTCCTCTGCTTGGCACAGGTATTTATTTCTCTCTCTTGTGGCACCGTATATATGGTAGTGATGATTGCTTGTTTATGCTGTTGATAACGTGATTTCTTGGTACTTTTATGTTTGTTGCAGAGCCCTGATGGCTCCACAGTAGCCTCCGTTGCAGCAGATGAGACTCTAAGGTTTTGGAATGTGTTTGGAACTTCTGAAGCACCGAAACCTGCAGCTAAGACCGTACACACTGGAATGTTTAGTTTCAGTCATATCAGATGAAGTTTTATCTGGAATAGGGTTGCGGGTAATCGCCGTATATACTAGTATGAAGAAGCTTACAAAAGATGTACATATTCTCTAGTACCTGATCAGCATCCATATTAACTTGGAACTGTAACCATCTTCTGATCTGATATGCAACTTAACCATCATTTTGTTCAGAGAGAAGTTTATCGCGATTTAGACAAAGCCACCCGGAGAATCACTCTCCTGACGCAAGATTACCTGCAAATACGAGGTCCTAatacatgaatatgctttgtcacTTTTGTATGCTGACTCCATCCATCTGGATGCGGTCCTagtgttattttctcaccttcacttaTTTTCCCTGTGATAGTGGAATGACCATGAGTATGTGATAGCATTCCGTTGTTTTGCACGTTGCTTACTGTTTTCTGCTCCTAATGCATTCAAGAGTGTGTTATAACTCTTTGTTTCTGTACCTTCTCCGATAGAAGTTCTAGTCACTTAAAAAAAACACTGCTTAACTTAACTAGATCGTACTCCCttcgtcctataatataagaacgtttttgacactagagtAGTGtaaaaaaacactcttatattatgggacagagggagtagaagagTAAAAGATAAGCAAGCCGGTTCGGGCAGTAAGTCCTATTTGAAGATAAGAAGCTGTGTTAATTTTTGCAGGTCTGTATAAAATATGTTAAAGTACAAATATGCTTCATCACTATACTGAAAATAGTGACATCTACACCTCAAGAAAAAAACAGCAACATCTAAACCATGATCTTTTATCTTCTTACAGGATGATTAGTAGTAGGGCCATGTGGATGAATCTCAGCCCCACAATATATATTTCCTcggttccgaattacttgtcgtagaaatggataaaaatgaatgtatctagaactaaaatacgtctagatacattttttTTATAATATTtaattccggacagagggagtacattcctACATGGCCCGAGGACGAAATGGTGAGGCACAGTGGGGTTCGATTCTACTGTCAAGTTGTGTGGATATTAGATTGATTGACGAGTTTTGTATTCTAATTGTAGATGAGATCAAGCAATGCGCAATGGCAGGAGCATTAGAATTTTTCCTAAGGACTTTTTTGCTACTTCCCATAGGATTTCTAGTATACACTCAAATCTCTTTGAAAGAAATTCTTTGCTTTTTCTGTGATGCAATCAAACAATCCAAAATCACCTGGCATTGAGATGAACATGACATTCCAATCCTACGTTTTTCATATTCCCGTGTTTTTAGAATCCTGCAACTCAAAGAGGCCCTTACTAGTGACCAATCCATTATCTATTTATAAAGGTGTTCATGATGTATTCAAAAACTAAGAAGTTTGGAAAAACCAACTGGTGATGAGGTGGCCCTCCTTTTTTCCCCTCCCTTCCCCTCCCGGTCGCTCCCGCGAGCGAcgcggaggggaaaccctagccgtcgGTCGCAGGCCCCCCTCCTCCTCGACTCCTCCCTCGCCATCGCCGGCTCGCGCTGCCGGGCGAAGCCCGGTcagcctcggcggcggcggggccttcctTCCCCTGCTCGCTAGGGCCGACGCGGATCGGGGTTagcgggcggcggcgtggcgctNNNNNNNNNNNNNNNNNNNNNNNNNNNNNNNNNNNNNNNNNNNNNNNNNNNNNNNNNNNNNNNNNNNNNNNNNNNNNNNNNNNNNNNNNNNNNNNNNNNNNNNNNNNNNNNNNNNNNNNNNNNNNNNNNNNNNNNNNNNNNNNNNNNNNNNNNNNNNNNNNNNNNNNNNNNNNNNNNNNNNNNNNNNNNNNNNNNNNNNNNNNNNNNNNNNNNNNNNNNNNNNNNNNNNNNNNNNNNNNNNNNNNNNNNNNNNNNNNNNNNNNNNNNNNNNNNNNNNNNNNNNNNNNNNNNNNNNNNNNNNNNNNNNNNNNNNNNNNNNNNNNNNNNNNNNNNNNNNNNNNNNNNNNNNNNNNNNNNNNNNNNNNNNNNNNNNNNNNNNNNNNNNNNNNNNNNNNNNNNNNNNNNNNNNNNNNNNNNNNNNNNNNNNNNNNNNNNNNNNNNNNNNNNNNNNNNNNNNNNNNNNNNNNNNNNNNNNNNNNNNNNNgcgggcggcggtggcggggccggTGCCTGGCGGCGGCAGGTTGGGCTCGTTGTGCTCTGTTCCGCGCGGTTGCGCCTGGCATGGTGGCGGCGCCCACTGGTGGAGCGCGTCGGCCCCCCTTCAGCGGGTGGCTGATGCAGATGCGGGGAGCGCCGCTCCTGGCCGCGTGGGCGGCGGATCGGCGGCGAGCGTGGCTAGCTCCTGGGGCTTCCCCGTTTGTCCTTGGAGCAGATCTGGCGATGGTGCTTCCTCTCGGGGGATGGATTGGGGGAAACCCCTTGGCTGTTCGCTGCGGCCATGATgccggcggcgctccggtgtcgttccccttcttgaaggctgctacgtcttgagcttgcgttggttttccacgaagaggagagggtgatgcagcaaagtgtagcgtaagtatttccctcagttttgagaacaaaggtatcaatccagtaggaggctcctcagaagtcccacacacctacacaaataaactgagaactcgcaaccaacgcaataaaggggttgtcaatcccttcacggccacttgcgaatgtgagatctaataaagatagtatgataagataaatattataagatagatgcaaaaagtaaagatgcaaataaagatagattgaaagcagatatgataggagatagacccgggggccataggtttcactagaggcttctctcaagatagcataagtattacggtgggtgaacgaataactgtcgagcaattgatagaaaagcgcatagttatgagattatctaggcatgatcatgtatataggcatcacgtccataacaagtagaccgactcctgcctgcatctactactattactccacacatcgaccgctatccagcatgcatctagagtattaagttcataagaacagagtaacgcattaagcaagatgacatgatgtaaagggataaacacatgcaatatgatataaaccccatcttgttatcctcgatggcaataatacaatacgtgtcttgcaaccctttctatcactgggtaagaacaccgcaagattgaacctaaagctaagcacttctcccatggcaagaagaaccaatctagtaggccaaaccaaactgataattcgaagagacttgcaaagataactcaatcatacataaaagaattcagagaagattcaaatattattcatagataaacttgatcataaacccacaattcatcggatctcgacaaacacaccgcaaaaagagattacatcgaatagatctccacaagagagggggagaacattgtattgagatccaaaaagagagaagaagccatctagctaataactatggacccgtaggtctgtggtaaactactcacaactcatcgaaggggcaaggatgttgatgtagaagccctccatggttgattccccctccggcagagtgtcggcgaaggctccaagatgagatctcgcggatacagaaggttacgacggtggaaattgtgtttggtggtgctcctggatgttttcggggtacgtaggtatatataggaggaagaagtacgtcggtggccgcccgaggggcccacgagacaggggggcgcgccctacagggggggggcggccccctatctcgtagggccctcgggagcttcttaacttgcactccaagctctccggatcagatttgttccaaaaatcacgctcccaaaggtttcattccatttggactccgtttgatattccttttcttcaaaatactgaaataggcaaaaaaacaacaatatgggctgggcctccggttagtaggttagtcccaaaaatgatataaatatgtaaaataaagcccataaacatccaaaaggggtaatataatagcatggaacaatcaaaaattatagatacattggagacgtatcaagcatccccaagcttaattcctgctcgtcctcgagtaggtaaatgataaaaagagaatttttgatgtggaatgctacctagcataattcataatgtaattttctttattgtggcatgaatgttcagatccaaatgaatacaaaataaaagttcatattgacataagtaatagtaatacttcaagcatactaatcaaagtaaccatgtcttttcaaaataacatacctaaagaaagttatccctacaaaatcatatagtctggctgttgctctatcttcatcacacaaagtatttaatcatgcacaaccccgatgacaagccaagcaattgtttcatactttaataatctcaaactctttcaactttcatgcaatacatgagcgtgagccatggatagagcaatatatgtggaatagaatggtggttgtgaagaagacaaaaaggagaagatagtctcacatcaactaggcgtatcaacgggctatggagatgcccattaatagatatcaatgtgagtgagtagggattgccatgcaacggatgcactagagctataaatatatgaaagctcaacaaaagaaactaagtgggtgtgcatccaactcgcttgctcacgaagacctagggcactttgaggaagcccatcattggaatatacaagccaagttctataatgagaaattcccactagtatatgaaagtgacaacatatgagactctctatcatgaagatcatggtgctattttgaagcacaagtgtggaaaaagagatagtagcattgtcctttctctctttttctctcattttctttttttcttttttttctttttctccttttttttctttggccttcccctttttttctttttggtctttctcattttttttcttttttctctttttttttctttttgtaaagtctgaagcctcatcctgacttgtgggggaatcatagccttcatcatcctttcctcatgaggacaatgctctaataatgaagatcatcacacttttatggatttacaactcaaagctagaacaagatatgactctatatgaatgcctccggcagtataccgggatatgcaatgaatcaagagcaacatgtatgaaggttatgaaggtggccttgccacaaatatgatttcaactacatgatcatgcaaaaagcaatatgacaaaagtaatgtgtgtcatatgaaaggaacggcggaaagttgcatggcaatatatctcggaatggctatggaaatgccataataggtaggtatggtggatattttgaggaaggtatatgatgggtgtatggtaccggcgaaatttgcgtggcacaagagaggctagcaataatggaagggtgaaagggtgcgtataatccatggactcaacattaatcacaagaactcatgcacttgttgcaaaaaatttagaagtcatcaaaaaccaaagcactacgcgcatgctcctagggggatagattggtaggaaaagaccatcgctcgtccccgaccgccactcataaggaagacaatcaataaataaaattgtgctccaacttcatcataaagcgattcaccatacgtgcatgctacgggaatcacaaacctcaacacaagcattctttaaattcataatcacccaactagcatcactttaatatcactacctccatatctcaaaataattatcaagcatcaaattgatcatagcatccaattcacttcctatgatagtttttattatacccaacttggatgctcatcattctaggaccaactttatgataatagcaaataccatgctgttctaaaagactctcaaaataatataattgaagcatgagagactagcaatttttttcaaaattaagacgccaccgtgctctaaaaggtataagtgaagcactagagcaaaaactatcaagctcaaaagatatgagtgaagcacatagagtattctagcaaattctaatcaaataggcttcttccaaaaggtgtgtacagcaaggatgattgtggtaaactaaaaagtaaagactaatataatacacgacgctccaagtaaaacacatatcatgtggcgaataaaaatatagctccaagtaaagttaccaatgaacaaagacgaaagaggggatgccttcccggggcatccccaagcttaggcttttggctatccttgaatatcttggggtgccttgggcatccccaagcttaggttcttgccaccctttattccatagtccataaaagctttacccaaaacttgaaaac comes from Triticum aestivum cultivar Chinese Spring chromosome 5B, IWGSC CS RefSeq v2.1, whole genome shotgun sequence and encodes:
- the LOC123111754 gene encoding cell division cycle 20.2, cofactor of APC complex, which codes for MEAAGSSSSRPPKRRRPGLRPSAPLEVAGARTPYMPSLCTNSKNPSTKCYGDRFIPDRSSMDMDMAYYLLTEPKKGKENEAVVSPAKEAYRRLLAEKLLGSRTRILAFRNKPPEPEGMLPQILFETLTSSQTKPTKQRRKIPQFAERTLDAPGVVDDYYLNVLDWGSKNVVSVALENTLYLWNASDSSTSELVTVDADYGPITSVSWACEGQHIAVGLNSSDIQLWDTSSNRMLRTLRGVHDSRVGSLAWNSSILTTGGMDGKIVNNDVRMRSHMVQTYRGHEAEVCGLRWSGSLQQLASGGNDNLVHIWDASMVSSNPSLGHNRWLHRFSDHLSAVKALAWCPFQSNLLASGGGGNDRCIKFWNTHTGLCLNSVDTGAQVCALLWNKNEKELLSACGFVQRPLTLWKYPSMVKLAELEGHTSRVLCLAQSPDGSTVASVAADETLRFWNVFGTSEAPKPAAKTVHTGMFSFSHIR